The genome window ttctgctgttgagatttcggtgaaatttctaTCGTCTATTCATACTGCAATCTATATCATAGGATAAAGTTTGATTAAGGTATAAAAGTTATAGACAAAAAATGAAGTACATAATGTATATGTACTTAACTTAAATCTTGCTTTTATGTGGAATTTCCAAACTTGAATCATGCACATTATCTATATCTACAAGACACAACGTattgaatatttgaataaagAAACGATGAACTACCCAATGCACATATCTTGATTTTTGGTTGACGTAATAAGCATCGTGATGTTTTCATTAATCTTGCTGCCACTAAAAATTGAGAGATAATTATTAGATTcaccttttgattttttttgtcaaagtGTTACCCTCAAAGCAGGTTGTCCACCGCCCATTCGTGCTGCTTCATCTTCCCTTCTAGCTGTTTCTTCCGCTTTTTGCTGCATACGGCGTACTTTGTCAACATCCTTGATT of Armigeres subalbatus isolate Guangzhou_Male unplaced genomic scaffold, GZ_Asu_2 Contig1717, whole genome shotgun sequence contains these proteins:
- the LOC134203249 gene encoding uncharacterized protein LOC134203249 → TIRRQQQLEAAERRRVENESRGIKDVDKVRRMQQKAEETARREDEAARMGGGQPALRWQQD